From a region of the Planktothrix sp. FACHB-1365 genome:
- the trxA gene encoding thioredoxin has protein sequence MAVKQTFNSFQELLDHSHVPVLVDFYATWCGPCQMMTPILEEVNQEMSQQIQIVKIDSDKYPELASQYHIMALPTLMLFKNGQPVGRHEGVLRSPELVQWVYGLL, from the coding sequence ATGGCTGTGAAACAAACCTTTAATAGCTTTCAAGAATTACTCGACCATTCCCATGTTCCGGTGTTAGTGGATTTTTACGCAACGTGGTGTGGCCCTTGCCAAATGATGACTCCTATTTTAGAAGAAGTCAATCAAGAAATGAGTCAACAAATCCAAATTGTTAAAATTGATAGTGATAAATACCCGGAACTTGCGTCTCAATATCATATTATGGCATTGCCTACCTTAATGTTATTTAAAAATGGTCAACCCGTTGGTCGCCATGAAGGGGTTTTACGCTCACCAGAACTGGTTCAATGGGTGTATGGTTTACTGTAA
- a CDS encoding energy-coupling factor transporter transmembrane protein EcfT, giving the protein MDLLRSLPIGLYLEQPITWLHRLDARVKLVWLMSFLVAPLLANPLWRLVLVGLLILITLLARIPLRVWKRQMGWLLMFCGLLFLVSCIMPDGLAVDHQPRLPEQELSFDLLANKPEQQQKNQASNSSLTLPQPTSYRYVLFAQGPFEITRYSVDLGIRTSTLLFTLVYSTNLYLLTTASEEIAMALESLMEPLRGLKLPVTEIALTLTLSLRFFPLVLEEIQNLIRSVRTRAINWKKLGLKRTIQVWLTIAERLLQNLLLRAEQISSAMQVRGFTSPNQHRVEWHQLRFKYRDSIALFGLALFWGVRLIWGGEL; this is encoded by the coding sequence ATGGATTTACTGCGATCGCTTCCCATTGGACTATATTTAGAACAACCGATTACTTGGTTACATCGTTTAGATGCCAGGGTTAAGTTAGTGTGGTTGATGAGCTTTTTAGTCGCTCCGTTATTAGCTAACCCTTTATGGCGATTAGTATTAGTCGGGTTGTTAATTTTAATCACCTTATTGGCTCGAATTCCGTTACGAGTGTGGAAGCGACAAATGGGGTGGTTACTGATGTTTTGTGGGTTACTTTTTCTAGTCAGTTGTATTATGCCCGATGGTTTAGCCGTAGACCATCAACCTCGACTTCCTGAACAGGAATTAAGCTTTGATTTATTGGCAAATAAACCAGAGCAACAACAAAAGAATCAAGCTTCTAACTCAAGCCTAACTTTACCTCAACCAACGTCCTATCGGTATGTGTTATTTGCTCAAGGGCCGTTTGAAATCACCCGTTATTCTGTAGACTTAGGAATCAGAACCAGTACCTTATTATTTACCCTTGTTTATAGTACAAATTTGTATTTGCTAACCACTGCTTCTGAAGAAATTGCAATGGCTTTAGAAAGTTTAATGGAGCCGTTACGAGGGTTAAAGTTACCCGTTACAGAAATTGCTTTAACCCTAACCCTATCATTACGATTTTTTCCGCTAGTTTTAGAAGAAATTCAAAATTTAATCCGTTCCGTGCGAACTCGTGCTATTAATTGGAAAAAACTAGGGCTAAAACGAACAATTCAGGTTTGGTTAACCATTGCCGAACGACTTCTACAAAACTTATTATTACGCGCCGAACAAATTTCCAGCGCCATGCAAGTCCGAGGGTTTACCAGTCCCAACCAGCATCGGGTGGAATGGCATCAACTGCGCTTTAAATACCGGGATAGCATCGCCTTGTTCGGTTTAGCCTTATTCTGGGGTGTGCGTTTAATTTGGGGCGGAGAACTTTAA
- the pipX gene encoding transcriptional coactivator PipX, with the protein MTTETYMNHPNFGLLFKICPVEDHQELFTTLYAQRLFFLVTQGPTGLKFEPISRSDAKLLVEIRLRMLRRTGQAEEYKKLQDVHHNTFQ; encoded by the coding sequence ATGACCACTGAAACTTACATGAACCATCCCAACTTCGGGTTATTGTTTAAAATATGCCCGGTTGAGGATCATCAAGAATTGTTCACAACCCTTTACGCCCAACGTCTATTTTTCTTAGTGACGCAGGGGCCAACGGGATTAAAATTTGAACCCATTAGCCGTTCTGATGCGAAACTTCTCGTCGAAATTCGCTTAAGAATGCTGCGCCGAACTGGACAAGCCGAGGAATATAAAAAACTCCAAGATGTCCATCACAATACGTTTCAATAA
- the proC gene encoding pyrroline-5-carboxylate reductase — translation MFKLGVIGGGVMGEALISRLISAHIYQPSEIIISDPQQERRNSLAQQYGVVVTANNQEITQATEALLLAIKPQIFEAIATELAGGVTLGVDTVVLSILAGVPLNKLETAFPKHPVIRIMPNTPATVGAGVSAIASGKLVHPPHLDLTRRIFQAVGDVVEVSEALMDAVTGLSGSGPAYVAILIEALADGGVAAGLPRPIASKLALSTVLGTAQLLSQSNLHPAELKDRVTSPGGTTIAGVSQLEKAGFRSALIEAVKAATQRSKELGR, via the coding sequence ATGTTTAAATTAGGTGTAATTGGTGGCGGGGTGATGGGAGAAGCTCTCATCTCCCGCTTAATTTCTGCTCATATTTATCAACCTTCTGAAATTATTATTAGTGACCCTCAACAAGAGCGTCGCAATAGTTTGGCGCAACAGTATGGTGTTGTTGTAACCGCTAATAATCAAGAAATAACTCAGGCAACGGAAGCTCTTTTATTAGCGATTAAACCCCAAATTTTTGAAGCGATCGCCACGGAATTAGCGGGGGGTGTGACCTTAGGAGTGGATACGGTTGTTTTGTCTATTTTAGCAGGAGTTCCTCTTAATAAATTAGAAACGGCTTTTCCCAAACATCCGGTGATTAGAATTATGCCCAATACTCCAGCAACCGTCGGGGCGGGTGTGAGTGCGATCGCTTCTGGAAAATTGGTGCACCCCCCCCATTTAGATCTCACCAGACGCATTTTTCAGGCCGTTGGAGACGTGGTAGAGGTGTCAGAGGCTTTAATGGATGCCGTCACCGGATTATCGGGTTCTGGCCCCGCTTATGTGGCGATTTTAATTGAAGCTTTAGCCGATGGAGGTGTCGCGGCTGGACTTCCTCGCCCTATTGCCTCTAAATTAGCGTTATCAACGGTATTGGGAACGGCCCAACTCCTCTCACAATCTAACTTACATCCAGCCGAACTCAAAGATCGTGTTACCAGTCCAGGGGGAACTACCATCGCCGGGGTTTCCCAACTGGAAAAAGCGGGATTTCGTTCAGCTTTAATAGAAGCGGTCAAAGCTGCAACTCAACGGTCAAAAGAGTTAGGACGTTAA
- a CDS encoding glycosyltransferase family A protein, whose product MSNVLLFVIPLKSSKVSKSWELVSKLVERTLKSICNQTSPDFRVIVVCHEKPQIEFNHPNISYIEVDFPIPEQDLKSKRLDKGRKILWGLIEGRQFNPSHTMIVDADDCVSKHLAGFVNQNPQNNGWFVNKGYVYQPGSKFIYLRRKAFNKLCGTCNIIKYELHNLPDDISQDYPEINLFYASHQDVENEIAQSGNPIKALPFIGAVYIVGNQENIYLRDSSLFLENNQDKGILWKLKYLLNFQLLTTSTREEFGLYDIVN is encoded by the coding sequence ATGTCTAACGTGTTACTATTCGTCATACCGTTAAAAAGCTCCAAAGTTTCCAAATCTTGGGAACTTGTCTCTAAGCTAGTTGAAAGGACATTAAAATCGATATGCAATCAAACTTCACCTGATTTTAGAGTTATCGTTGTTTGCCATGAAAAACCCCAGATAGAATTTAATCATCCTAACATAAGTTATATTGAAGTTGATTTTCCGATCCCAGAACAAGACCTTAAATCTAAAAGGTTAGATAAGGGTCGAAAAATCTTGTGGGGATTGATTGAGGGACGACAATTCAACCCGTCGCATACTATGATTGTAGATGCTGACGATTGCGTTAGCAAACACCTAGCAGGATTTGTTAATCAAAACCCTCAAAATAATGGATGGTTTGTAAATAAAGGGTATGTGTATCAGCCAGGAAGTAAGTTTATATATTTGCGGAGAAAGGCATTTAATAAATTGTGTGGAACTTGTAACATTATCAAATATGAACTGCATAATTTACCTGATGATATAAGCCAGGATTATCCAGAAATTAATTTGTTTTATGCGAGTCATCAAGATGTAGAAAATGAAATAGCGCAAAGTGGAAATCCTATCAAAGCATTACCATTTATAGGGGCGGTATATATAGTAGGTAACCAAGAAAATATTTATTTACGAGATAGTAGCTTATTTTTAGAAAACAATCAGGATAAAGGAATTCTATGGAAGCTTAAGTATTTACTAAATTTTCAGTTATTGACCACATCAACTCGCGAAGAATTTGGGTTATACGATATTGTTAATTAA
- the fabG gene encoding 3-oxoacyl-[acyl-carrier-protein] reductase, whose amino-acid sequence MELLPENLQHLKGQVAIITGGSRGIGRATALALATEGAKVVINYASSSTAADEGVAEITEAGGEAITLQADVSKVDQVDTLFNKVTETWGRVDILVNNAGITRDTLLLRMKPEDWQAVIDLNLTGVFLCTRLASKIMLKQKSGRIINITSVAGQMGNPGQANYSAAKAGVIGFTKTVAKELASRGVTVNAVAPGFIATDMTKELKNTEEILKFIPLGRYGEPQEVAGMIRFLAADPAAAYITGQVFNVDGGMVMA is encoded by the coding sequence ATGGAACTTTTACCCGAAAATCTACAACACTTAAAAGGACAAGTGGCGATCATCACGGGGGGATCACGGGGTATTGGTCGCGCGACAGCCTTGGCATTAGCTACAGAAGGCGCTAAAGTGGTGATTAATTATGCGAGTTCTTCGACCGCCGCAGATGAAGGGGTTGCTGAAATTACAGAAGCGGGGGGAGAAGCGATCACACTCCAAGCAGATGTGTCCAAAGTAGATCAAGTGGATACCTTATTTAACAAAGTCACCGAAACCTGGGGAAGAGTTGATATTTTAGTGAACAATGCCGGGATTACCCGTGATACTTTACTGTTAAGAATGAAGCCCGAAGACTGGCAAGCGGTGATTGATTTGAACTTAACTGGGGTATTTCTGTGCACTCGCCTTGCTAGTAAAATTATGCTCAAACAAAAGTCGGGACGAATTATTAATATTACTTCTGTTGCGGGACAAATGGGCAACCCCGGCCAAGCCAATTATAGTGCAGCCAAAGCGGGGGTGATTGGGTTTACAAAAACAGTAGCCAAAGAATTAGCTAGTCGGGGGGTAACGGTGAATGCGGTTGCGCCCGGATTTATTGCTACAGATATGACCAAAGAGTTGAAAAATACGGAAGAAATTCTCAAATTTATTCCCTTGGGTCGTTATGGTGAACCGCAAGAAGTGGCGGGAATGATTCGCTTTTTAGCCGCAGACCCAGCAGCAGCTTATATTACGGGTCAAGTGTTTAATGTTGATGGCGGAATGGTAATGGCTTAA
- a CDS encoding 2-phosphosulfolactate phosphatase family protein has translation MKFFVYHTPELAPANVLPDCAIVVDVLRATTTIATALNAGAEAVQVFSDIDALMQTSEKWPADKRIRVGERGGAMVDGFDLGNSPLSCTPEVVKGKRLFMTTTNGTRSLERVQAAAVVLTAAFINRRAIVEYLITKKPETVWVLGSGWEGSYSLEDTACAGAIAQNLVNEMGYPLDDFAGNDEVFGAIALYSQWQNKLFELLNHASHGQRLLRLGCYDDLKYCAQTDILDILPMQKEPGVLMKSDIKKQSLQFWMEESNA, from the coding sequence GTGAAATTTTTTGTCTATCATACTCCTGAACTGGCCCCTGCGAATGTTCTTCCCGACTGTGCAATTGTCGTGGATGTGTTACGCGCAACTACCACCATCGCCACCGCCTTAAATGCCGGAGCCGAGGCGGTACAAGTGTTCAGCGATATTGATGCCTTAATGCAAACGAGCGAAAAATGGCCCGCCGACAAACGCATTCGTGTCGGTGAACGGGGGGGTGCAATGGTAGATGGGTTTGATTTAGGCAATTCTCCCTTGAGTTGTACCCCAGAAGTGGTGAAAGGCAAACGATTATTTATGACCACGACCAATGGAACCCGCAGTTTAGAACGAGTTCAAGCCGCTGCTGTCGTGTTAACCGCCGCTTTTATTAATCGACGGGCCATTGTAGAATATCTGATCACAAAAAAACCAGAAACCGTTTGGGTCTTAGGTTCCGGTTGGGAAGGCAGCTATTCCCTTGAAGACACCGCCTGCGCGGGAGCAATTGCCCAAAATTTAGTCAATGAAATGGGTTATCCTTTAGATGATTTTGCGGGCAATGATGAAGTGTTTGGGGCAATTGCATTATATTCTCAATGGCAAAATAAACTGTTTGAATTGTTAAATCATGCCAGTCATGGTCAACGGTTATTGCGTTTAGGGTGTTATGATGACTTGAAATATTGCGCTCAAACCGATATTTTAGATATATTACCCATGCAAAAAGAACCGGGAGTTTTAATGAAATCGGACATCAAAAAACAAAGCTTACAGTTTTGGATGGAAGAATCCAACGCCTAG
- a CDS encoding lipid-A-disaccharide synthase-related protein, translated as MKNKTILFLSNGHGEDTCNGEIIKQLESLDSTVKIAAVPIVGEGQVYRRLGVPILTPTQTLPSGGFLYMNPFVFLKDITSGLIGLLCKQLQIIRKEVKNYDLVMVTGDIVVAAIAYLTQKPYIIFLSAYSSYYEGKLNLGLILPYLLNHKRCLAVFTRDQFTAEDLQKQGIKKAQFVGTPMMDNLTPTKVNLNLDSGFPRVAILPGSRLPEALNNLKLLLKLVELIDNKNLQKIQFRVAAVPGLMVELDELALSLGWQHQTGILISKTGLKVMCYCDSFADILNEADLVLGMAGTANEQAVGLGKPVITIPGNGPAFTYRFAEAQLRLLGASIQLIGTKPADDSILDKAAETVIQTLQNSDYLKSCLKNGEERMGKPGGSLKMAQFIRNRVS; from the coding sequence ATGAAAAATAAAACTATTTTATTCTTAAGTAATGGTCACGGAGAGGATACTTGTAATGGAGAGATTATTAAACAGTTAGAATCTTTAGATTCTACCGTAAAAATTGCGGCTGTTCCTATTGTTGGAGAAGGTCAGGTTTATCGTCGCTTAGGGGTTCCGATTCTCACCCCTACTCAAACTTTACCATCGGGGGGATTTTTATATATGAATCCTTTTGTTTTTCTGAAAGATATTACATCGGGTTTAATCGGATTATTGTGTAAACAATTACAAATTATTAGGAAAGAAGTTAAAAATTATGATCTTGTGATGGTGACTGGGGATATTGTTGTGGCTGCGATTGCTTATTTAACCCAAAAACCTTATATTATTTTTCTGTCTGCCTATTCTAGTTATTATGAAGGAAAACTCAATTTAGGGTTAATTCTTCCTTATTTGCTGAATCATAAGCGTTGTTTAGCCGTGTTTACACGGGATCAGTTTACCGCAGAAGATTTACAAAAACAAGGGATTAAAAAAGCTCAATTTGTGGGAACTCCCATGATGGATAATCTTACCCCAACAAAAGTTAATTTAAACCTAGATTCTGGCTTTCCCAGGGTTGCTATTCTTCCGGGATCTCGACTTCCTGAAGCTCTCAATAATTTGAAATTATTATTAAAATTAGTTGAATTGATTGATAATAAGAATCTGCAAAAAATTCAATTTCGAGTCGCTGCTGTTCCTGGTTTAATGGTAGAATTAGATGAACTAGCACTATCCTTGGGTTGGCAACACCAAACCGGAATATTAATCAGTAAAACAGGGTTAAAAGTGATGTGTTATTGTGATAGTTTTGCCGACATTTTAAACGAAGCTGATTTAGTTCTAGGAATGGCTGGAACTGCTAACGAGCAAGCGGTGGGACTGGGAAAACCTGTGATTACAATTCCCGGGAATGGCCCCGCCTTTACCTATCGATTTGCTGAAGCGCAGTTGAGATTATTAGGAGCATCAATTCAATTAATTGGAACAAAACCTGCGGATGATAGTATTTTAGATAAAGCTGCGGAAACAGTAATACAAACCTTACAAAATTCCGACTATTTAAAATCCTGTTTAAAAAATGGGGAAGAACGCATGGGGAAACCGGGAGGAAGTTTAAAAATGGCTCAATTTATTAGAAACCGGGTTTCTTGA
- a CDS encoding YggS family pyridoxal phosphate-dependent enzyme yields the protein MIDLITEQIIKIRASIPESVRLIAVTKTVSVEAMRIAYEAGIRDFAENRVQEAAEKYPQLQDLQDITWHLIGHLQTNKATKALQLFQWIQSIDSLKLALRLDRLAGELGYQPQVCLQVKILPDPNKSGWTIPQLLTELPQLNQCQHLKIKGLMTIPCLGLSESETLGVFERTRELAETIQHQNWTNIEMQQLSMGMSEDYSLAIQKGATMIRLGRIIFGQRRN from the coding sequence ATGATTGATTTGATCACAGAACAAATTATTAAAATTCGAGCTTCTATTCCTGAATCTGTACGATTAATTGCGGTCACAAAAACGGTTTCCGTTGAAGCCATGCGGATAGCCTATGAAGCCGGAATTCGAGATTTTGCTGAAAATCGAGTCCAGGAAGCGGCTGAAAAATATCCTCAATTACAAGATCTTCAGGATATTACTTGGCATTTAATTGGTCATTTACAAACCAATAAAGCTACAAAAGCATTACAACTGTTTCAATGGATTCAATCTATCGATAGTTTGAAGTTAGCTTTGCGTTTAGATCGGTTGGCGGGAGAGTTGGGGTATCAACCTCAAGTCTGCCTTCAGGTGAAGATTTTACCCGATCCCAATAAGTCTGGCTGGACTATCCCCCAACTCTTGACAGAATTACCCCAATTAAACCAATGCCAGCATCTTAAAATTAAAGGCTTAATGACCATTCCCTGTTTAGGGTTAAGTGAGTCAGAAACCCTGGGTGTTTTTGAGCGCACCCGTGAGTTAGCAGAAACAATTCAACACCAGAATTGGACTAATATTGAGATGCAACAATTGTCAATGGGAATGTCAGAAGACTATTCTCTAGCCATTCAAAAAGGTGCTACGATGATCCGACTAGGACGAATCATTTTTGGGCAGAGGAGGAATTAA
- a CDS encoding cell division protein SepF: MNRLFTRLKDFVGFNDSVEYDYEYDEMEGDRYPGNYPPPQEQPVPQPMAAEEPRASRRSQRSVGSMGSGVMSEVGMGSTMNNVIGMPGALNGISEVVVMEPRTFEEMPAAIRALKERKSVVLNLTLMDPDQAQRAVDFVAGGTFALDGHQERIGESIFLFTPSCVQVRTQGGNVVHEGIPQARNPRMAAPSAPVWQPERAQAIQ, translated from the coding sequence GTGAACAGACTTTTTACTAGACTAAAAGATTTTGTAGGGTTCAATGACTCTGTAGAATACGATTACGAATACGATGAGATGGAAGGGGATCGCTATCCCGGTAACTATCCCCCCCCACAGGAACAACCTGTCCCTCAACCGATGGCGGCAGAAGAACCTCGTGCATCTCGTCGTTCACAACGATCTGTTGGATCTATGGGTAGTGGTGTAATGTCTGAAGTTGGAATGGGATCAACCATGAATAATGTTATTGGAATGCCCGGCGCTCTGAATGGTATTTCTGAAGTGGTGGTGATGGAACCCCGCACTTTTGAAGAAATGCCCGCAGCTATTCGCGCCCTCAAAGAACGCAAATCTGTGGTTTTAAATTTAACCTTAATGGACCCAGATCAAGCTCAAAGAGCCGTTGACTTTGTGGCTGGGGGTACCTTTGCTCTTGATGGTCATCAAGAACGCATTGGCGAAAGCATTTTCCTGTTTACCCCCAGTTGTGTTCAAGTCAGAACTCAAGGCGGTAACGTCGTCCACGAAGGCATTCCTCAAGCACGTAACCCCCGCATGGCGGCTCCATCGGCCCCCGTTTGGCAACCGGAACGCGCCCAGGCTATTCAGTAA
- a CDS encoding RusA family crossover junction endodeoxyribonuclease: protein MNQPSNPHANALTLPFFSWMGANYHRLPVEIQNFYLMLSTYLQILSDSQVLPTLDDFAERINQEHQKCLDTPQTSLIHARNAGEWLLHVQAQLSPEHWQVWFNEHFKFSPQTAAIYMQIAKKMPGVNPSVFSSTIDSNPNPSKTLVFPVKPILPDDQPQNSTDEVKIISSKSPQIAPQNLIPQPPVETRHGSSLPGFEMILTGESPTLKNSPIPEKPEVLESPVTRITINPKESIIDVEFTPINPPEPEPIEPPKPAKKTAEVIKLMIPGVVVPKARPRVTSNGTYLPPRYRAWRNRAEVEIYRQISEQNITHKFPLRKAAIVIRLLGNHRTNSDIDNLAGACLDALTLNGAGVLIDDRLSCLPQLSVEFDPDSKETGVYIEIEPL, encoded by the coding sequence GTGAATCAACCTTCTAACCCCCATGCCAATGCTTTAACTCTCCCCTTTTTCTCTTGGATGGGGGCAAATTATCACCGACTTCCTGTTGAAATTCAAAACTTTTATTTAATGTTGTCAACCTATTTGCAAATTCTCAGTGATTCTCAAGTTCTCCCCACCTTAGATGATTTTGCAGAACGCATTAATCAGGAACACCAAAAATGTTTAGACACTCCACAAACCTCCTTGATTCATGCGCGCAATGCTGGAGAATGGTTGCTGCACGTTCAAGCTCAATTATCCCCTGAACATTGGCAAGTTTGGTTTAACGAACATTTTAAGTTTTCCCCCCAAACCGCCGCCATATATATGCAAATTGCTAAAAAAATGCCTGGGGTGAATCCTAGTGTTTTTTCCTCAACTATTGATTCTAATCCTAACCCCTCAAAAACTCTTGTTTTTCCGGTTAAGCCTATTTTACCAGATGATCAACCTCAAAATTCAACGGATGAGGTTAAAATTATTTCGTCTAAATCGCCTCAAATTGCACCTCAAAACCTTATTCCCCAACCCCCGGTAGAGACGCGCCATGGCTCGTCTCTACCCGGGTTTGAGATGATTTTAACAGGCGAATCTCCTACCCTGAAAAATTCTCCAATTCCAGAAAAACCAGAAGTCTTAGAATCTCCTGTCACTCGAATTACGATTAATCCGAAAGAATCGATTATTGATGTTGAATTTACTCCGATTAACCCTCCTGAACCTGAACCCATTGAACCTCCAAAACCTGCTAAAAAAACCGCAGAAGTAATTAAATTAATGATTCCTGGGGTTGTTGTTCCCAAAGCACGTCCTAGAGTAACCAGCAATGGAACTTATTTACCTCCCCGTTATCGCGCTTGGCGAAATCGTGCAGAAGTAGAAATTTATCGGCAAATTTCAGAACAAAATATTACCCATAAATTTCCTTTACGCAAAGCCGCCATTGTGATTCGATTATTAGGAAATCATCGGACAAATTCGGATATTGATAATTTAGCAGGTGCGTGTTTAGATGCGTTAACCTTAAATGGTGCTGGGGTTTTAATTGATGACCGTTTAAGTTGTTTACCGCAATTAAGCGTTGAATTTGATCCTGATTCCAAAGAAACAGGAGTTTATATTGAAATTGAACCTTTGTAA
- a CDS encoding Hsp20/alpha crystallin family protein produces MMLLTRFSFPGFAEIENIQRQVDQVLDELTQTQVATDWTPAVQLEETPEQYIIRAIIPNLDKNELDIEVAKSGVAISGKTLETEVSEGHKITHSEFPVGQFHRVVPLNEAIVQTEVQAEYADGILTVTLPKAPEVIHRVVKVNLNSESQS; encoded by the coding sequence ATGATGCTGTTAACTCGTTTTTCTTTTCCCGGTTTTGCAGAAATTGAAAACATTCAACGTCAAGTTGATCAAGTTTTAGATGAATTAACCCAAACTCAAGTTGCTACAGACTGGACTCCGGCGGTACAACTGGAAGAAACCCCAGAACAATATATTATCCGGGCTATTATCCCCAATTTAGATAAAAATGAATTAGATATTGAAGTCGCAAAAAGTGGGGTTGCGATTTCGGGTAAAACTCTTGAAACCGAAGTTTCTGAAGGTCACAAAATCACTCATTCTGAATTTCCTGTCGGCCAATTTCATCGAGTAGTTCCCCTTAATGAAGCCATTGTGCAAACAGAAGTTCAAGCTGAATACGCTGACGGAATTCTAACCGTTACGTTACCGAAAGCACCGGAAGTGATTCATCGCGTTGTTAAGGTGAATTTAAACTCTGAATCTCAATCATAA
- the map gene encoding type I methionyl aminopeptidase codes for MGSDTIVLLSRREIEKMRQAGRLAAQLLNHLEPMIKPGVSTLELNDEAERWTQEQGARSAPLGYHGFPKSICTSVNEVICHGIPNAKQILQDGDIINVDVTPILDGYYGDVSRTFFVGTPSPVAQKLVEVTEECLRRGIEAVKPNGRIGDIGAAIQDYAEAHGFSVVRDFVGHGVNTVFHTAPQIPHYGERGKGKRLRPGMVFTIEPMINEGTWEAKVLDDGWTAITRDHKLSAQFEHTVAVTETGVDILTLAE; via the coding sequence ATGGGAAGTGACACAATTGTTCTTTTATCCCGCCGAGAAATTGAAAAAATGCGTCAAGCAGGACGTCTGGCGGCACAACTGTTAAATCATCTTGAACCGATGATTAAACCGGGGGTCAGTACCCTGGAACTTAACGATGAAGCGGAACGCTGGACACAGGAACAGGGTGCTCGCAGTGCTCCCCTAGGGTATCACGGATTCCCAAAATCAATCTGTACCAGTGTTAATGAAGTCATCTGTCATGGTATCCCAAACGCGAAACAGATTCTTCAAGATGGAGATATCATCAATGTGGATGTCACCCCGATTCTGGATGGTTATTATGGTGATGTCTCTCGCACCTTTTTTGTTGGAACACCCTCTCCCGTGGCTCAAAAATTAGTCGAAGTCACGGAAGAATGTTTAAGACGGGGTATTGAAGCGGTTAAACCCAATGGACGCATTGGCGATATTGGGGCGGCGATTCAAGACTATGCGGAAGCCCACGGGTTTTCGGTGGTGCGAGATTTTGTCGGTCATGGGGTGAATACAGTCTTTCATACGGCGCCTCAAATTCCCCATTATGGAGAACGGGGAAAGGGAAAACGTCTGCGTCCAGGGATGGTTTTTACTATTGAACCGATGATTAATGAAGGAACCTGGGAAGCTAAAGTTTTAGATGATGGTTGGACAGCCATTACCCGTGATCACAAACTCTCGGCCCAATTTGAACATACCGTTGCGGTGACAGAAACAGGTGTAGATATTCTAACCTTAGCAGAATAA